A region of the Mesoterricola sediminis genome:
ATGTAGGCCAGGGGGAGGGCGGTCTCGAGGTGCAGGGGGATCTCGGCGGCCTGCATCGGGGGCAGGGCGTCGAAGGCCTCCTCCACGGCCTCCTCGTCCTCCTCCGAGAGCTTCTCGCCCTTGCCGTCGAAGCCCTTGATGCCGTTGTCCTCGGGGGGGTTGTGGCTGGCGGAGATCATCAGGCCCCAGGCCCGGTCCCGGGCGAGGGCGGCGTACGCCACCGCGGGCGTGGGCACGAGGCCGAGGACGCAGGCCCGGAGGGCGTCCCCCATGCCCGAGACGAAGGCCTCGGCCAGGGGCCGGGAGCTGAGCCGCGAATCCCAGCCCAGCACCATCTCCTCGATGCCCCGTTCCTGGGCCACCCGGGCCCACGCGGCGCCCCAGCGGGCCGCCTCGTCCAGGGTGAGGGGGCTCTCGTAGGCGAGACCACGGACACCGTCGGTTCCGAAATAGTTCAGGGGCATGGCAATCCTTGTCCAGGTCAGGCGACTTCCTTGGATTCTACAACTCAGGGAGCGGCGGTTCCAGGGCGAGGCGGTAGGCTACCTCGCGCAGGGCGATCCCGTCCATCCACGCGTTGCGGGGCTGCCCCCAGGGGCGCCAGCCGTTCACTTCATAAAACCTGCGGGCATGGCCGTTGCGCTCCAGGACCCACAGGGCGGCCTCCCGGAACCCGTCCGCCCGGAGGGCCTCCGTGGCCCGGTCGAGGAGGGCCTTGCCCAGGCCCTGGCCCCAGGCCTCGGGCAGCAGGTAGATGGCGTGGACCTCCCCCAGGCGCGCGGGGTCGACGCCGGGCTCCCGGCAGGGGCCCGCCACGGCGAAGCCCTGGACGGCGCCGCGGGCCTCCAGGACCCAGAACCGGTGGGCGGGAGGGGCGGAGGCCATGGCTTCCAGGAACGCGGCCTCGCGGCCCGGCTCGGAAAGGGCCTCCAGGATCGGGTTGGGGAGGATGCCGCGGTACGTGGCGCGCCACGAGGCCACCTGCACGTGGGCGAGGGCGGGGGCGTCCTCCGGCAGGGCCGGGCGGATGCGGGGCACGGTCACCGCGTGGGTGCGGAAGACCCGGTAGCCCAGGCCCTCGGCCTCGCGGTGGAGCCGCGCCGCCAGCGGATCCCGCTCCAGGACCGGCATGGCCGGGACCCCGGCCTTCCAGGACAGGAAGCGCTTGCGGGAGATGCCGATGCAGAAGCCCGCGGCGGGCCAGTCCAGGGCCTCCGGCAGCTGCGGGAGGGCGTTCCAGAGCGCCAGGTCCTCCAGGAAGGTGGTGCCGAAGCCGAAGCCCGGGTCCAGGAGGATCCGGTCCGGGGCCACGCCGGCCGCGAGGACCCGGTCCCGGACCTCGACCAGCTCGGCGATGGCCGCGGCGGCGTCCCGGTGCTCCCCGCCGCCGTAGGGGGGCATGACGAGCGCGTCCCCCTCCAGGCGGCTGCGCATGGCGATGAGGCCGCAGCCCCCGTTGACGGCCACGTGCAGGAGGGCCGGATCCCGGAAGCCCGTCACGTCGTTGATGACGGCCACGCCGGCCCGCAGGCCCCGGGCCGCCACCTCCGGATGGCGGGTGTCGAGGCTGACCGGGAGCTCCGGCAGGTGCGTCCGGAGCAGGGCCAGGACCGGCTCGAGGCGGGCCCACTCCTCGGCGGGGCCCACGGGCCGCGCCCCGGGGCGGGTGCTCTCCGCGCCCACGTCCAGCATGCGCGCGCCCTGGTCCGCCAGGCTCCGGGCCTGGGCCAGGGCGGCCCCGGGATCCTGGAAACGCCCCCCGTCGCTGAAGGAGTCGGGGGTCACGTTGAGGATCCCCATGGGAAAGGGGCCGGCCAGATCGATCCGGCCGGCCCCCGTCAGCCAGGTCCCCGGGGTCAAGCGGGGCTCAGGGCGGGCTTCAGGCCGCCCGGGTCAGGCGGGTTGTCCATGGGCTTGGACGATCCGGTGGCGGGCTTGGGGGGGAGGGCCTCCCCGTTCATGAGGCGCACCACGTCGCCGGCGTCCAGGGTCTCCCGGGCCAGCAGGGCCAGGGCCAGGTTCTCCAGGATCCCGCGCTTCTCGCGGATGATGGTCCTGGCCCGCTCGAAGTTGCGCATGACGATGGCGTGGACCTCGGCGTCGATGAGGCGCGCGGTCTCCTCGGAGAAGTCGCGCCGCTGGCTGAAGTCGCGGCCCAGGAAGATCTCGTGCTCGCCCTGGCCGAAGCTGAGGGGGCCCAGCTTCTCGCTCATGCCGTAGTCGCACACCATGCGGCGGGCGATCTGGGTGGCGCGCTCGATGTCGTTGGCCGCGCCGGTGGACAGGCGCTCGAAGAAGGTCTCCTCGGCGACCCGGCCGCCCATGAGGATGGCGATCTCGCCCTCCATGCGCTCCCGGGTGGAGGCGTAGCGGTCGCGCTCGGGCAGCTGCCAGGTGACGCCCAGGGCCCGCCCGCGGGGGATGATGGTGACCTTGTGGACGGGGTCCGCGCCGGGGATGGAGGCGGCGACGACCGCGTGGCCCGCCTCGTGGTAGGCGGTGTCCCGCTTGTCCTCGTCGCTCATGACCATGCTCTTGCGCTCGGTGCCCATGAACACCTTGTCCTTGGCCTGCTCGAAGTCGATCATTTCGACCCACTTCTTGTTGGTGCGGGCGGCGTAGAGGGCGGCCTCGTTGCAGAGGTTGGCCAGGTCGGCGCCGGCGAAGCCGGGGGTGCCGCGGGCGATCACCTCCAGGTCCACGTCGGGGCTGAGGGGGATCTTGTCGGCGGTGTGGACCTTGAGGATCTCGAAGCGGCCCTTGAGGTCGGGCCGGTCCACCACCACCCGCCGGTCGAAGCGGCCGGGGCGGAGGAGGGCGGGGTCGAGGACGTCCGGCCGGTTGGTGGCCGCGATGAGGATGACCCCCTCGTTGCCCTCGAAGCCGTCCATCTCGACCAGGAGCTGGTTCAGGGTCTGCTCGCGCTCGTCGTGGCCCCCGCCGAGCCCGGCGCCCCGGTGGCGGCCCACGGCGTCGATCTCATCGATGAAGATGATGCAGGGGGCGTTCTTCTTGCCCTGCTCGAAGAGGTCGCGCACGCGGCTCGCGCCGACGCCCACGAACATCTCGACGAAGTCGGAGCCCGAGATGGAGAAGAACTGGACCTTGGCCTCGCCGGAGATGGCGCGGGCCAGGAGGGTCTTGCCGGTCCCCGGAGGGCCCATGAGGAGGACGCCCTTGGGGATCTTGCCGCCCAGCTTCACGAACTTGGCGGGATCCTTCAGGAACTCGACGATCTCCTGCAGTTCCTCCTTGGCCTCGTCGCACCCGGCCACGTCGGCGAAGGTCACCCTGCGGGCCGAGGTGGACAGGCCGCGGGCCCGGGCCTTGCCGAAGGAGAGGGCCTTGTTGCCGCCCATCTGGGCCTGGCGCATGAAGACGAACCAGAGGACCACAAAGACGAGCAGGGGGCCCCAGAAGACGAGCATGTACATGAAGTTGTTCTCGCTCGGCTTGGCCGCCTTGAACTCGTCCAGCTGCCCCTCCTGCTTCCAGGCCAGGATCGCCTTGCCCAGGTCCTGCATGGGCGGCGCCACGGTCTTGAACTTGCTGATGGTCTCGCCCCGGGGGGTCTTGACCGGGTTCTTGTACGTGCCCTCGATGTCGACGCCGGTGAGGGTGACGCTGCTGTATTTGCCCTCCACCCCCTCGGCGTAGAACGTGGAGAAGGGGATCTCGTTCACGCGGCTGTTGGTGGGGATCTGCTTGAGCGCCAGCAGGACCAGGGCGATGATGCCGATCCAGACCAGCGCGCTCTTCATCATGGAATTCAAGGTGCCTCCAGGGGGGTAGCCCCGCCAGGCTACAGTCTAGCGCGTCCGGCCCGGCGGAACCTGCTCTTTGGATGCCGCTCGGCCGGCAGAAGTTCTCAGGGATGTTGCAGACGCCAGGACAGGGGGTCCGGCGGCGGCCCGGCCAGGGGCTCCAGCCGGAAGCCCCCCCAGGCCCCCGGCCGGCGGGACCGGCGCATGAGCCGGGGCCGGAGCCAAGCGGCCAGGGCGCGGAGCAGGTCCGCCTCCCGGGGCCAGTCCAGCTCCCGGAAGGCCGCCTCGAGGGCGAAGCGGAGGTCGGGTTCGGTCCAGACGGGGGCGAGGCGCACCTCCCCCCCCAGGGCGTCCCACCGGGTCCCCCGCCAGGCGGCCACCTGGCGGTCCCGGAAGGCGGCCAGTTCCGCCACCTGGAGGTGGGTCTCCCAGAGGTGGGCGTCCAGGGCGGGGGCCTCCGCCCGGAGGGGCCCCAGGAGGGCCCGCCAGCGGTTGCGGGGGGTGAAGGGCTCGGCGTTGCTGGCGTCCTCCGCCCATGCGAGGCCCCGCCGCCGCAGGTAGGCGCGCAGGTCCTCCCGGCGCGCCTCCACCAGGGGGCTCCAGCGGAGGCCTTGCCGGGCCGCGAGGGGGGTGAGGCAGCCCGAGCCGCCGCCCCGGGCGAGGCGGAGCAGCACGGTCTCGGTGTGGTCGTCCAGGGTGTGGCCCGTGGCGACGGCCGCGGCCCCCGAGGACGCGGCCTCGGCCCGGAGCCAGGACCAGCGGAGCTCCCGCGCCGCGGTCTCCAGCCCCTGGCCGGTGGCGGCCGCGTGGGCCCGCACGTCGAACCGGGCCTCGGCCAGGTCCAGGTCCGCGTTGCGGCAGACCCGGCGGACCAGGTCGGCCTCCGCGTCCGCCTCGGGCCGGAGCCCGTGGTGGGCGTGGGCCACGGCGAGCTCGAGGCCGAGGCTCTTCCGGACCGCCCACAGGAAGGCCAGGAGCGCCAGGGAATCGCCGCCTCCGGAGCAGGCCACCAGGACCCGGCAGTCCCGGATCCCGTCGTCCCGCCGGAGGACCTGGTCCAGCCAGCGCGCCTCGGCGCGATTCAAGCGAGCCGGCCCAGCAGGGCCGCGAGGGCGGGGGGCACGGGCCGTTCCGTCCAGAGGGCCTCCGCCCAGGGGACGCGGATCAGGGAGCCCCAGTGCATGGCCCGGCCCTCGACGCCGCGCCGGAAGGCGGGGTCGGAGATGCGCGTCGGAGGCTGGGCGGGGTCGGCCTGGAACTGGCTTCCGAAGGCGTCGAAGGCCGCCATCCGGCGGGCCCAGACGGCGGACACGTCCACCAGGAGGTCCGGGCGGCCAGGGTTCTCGCCGCCCACCCACGCCACGGCCTGGGGCCGCCAGGGCTCGCCGGGGATGGGCAGGTTCCGCAGGCCCGCATAATAGGCGGCTTCCCGGACGAGCCGGTGGGCCCGGCGGTGATCGGGGTGCCGGTCCTCGGGATCGGGGAGGACGACCACGGCGGGCCGGAGCTCCCGCAGCTGGACCGCGACCTGGGCGCGGCTGGCCTCGCTCTCGTCGAAGCGCGCGTCGGGCAGGTCCAGGATCCGGCGCGCCACCCCCAGGATCCGGGCCGCCTCCATGGCCTCGGCGTGGCGGGTGGCGGCGTCGCCGCGGGTGCCCATCTCGCCCCGGGTCAGGTCCAGGATGCCGGCCTCCAGGCCCCGGTCCGCGGCCAGGGCGAGGATCCCGCCCACATGGACCTCGGCGTCGTCGGGGTGGGCGCCCACCACCAGGAGATCGAGACCGCTCATGGTTCCTCCAGCAGCACGAGGGGGCTCCGCCCCTCCAGGGCCGACAGCATACGGTCCAGGAGGTCCTCCCGCCTCAGCCAGGGCAGGCCGGGCAGGACCCGCTCCTGGGGGTGGCCCAGGGGGAAGAGGTGCTGGCGCAGGTGCTCCGGATCCATGCCCAGGGTCTGGGCGGCGGCTTCGCGCGCGAGGCGCCGGTCCAGGCGAACGAGACGGGCGCGTGTGCGGTCCAGTTCCCGGGTGAAGCGCTCGGCCACCTGGGGGCTCCAGGCGGGGTCGGGCGCCAGGCCCAGCGCCTCGGTGGGGCGGGGGACCCCCTCCCGCCAGAAGGCCTCCCACCGGCCTTCCCGGAGGGGTTCCAGCAGGTAGGGCGGCAGGCGGAGCCCCCGGGGGAGCACATAGACGGAAGGGCGGGCGATGATGCGCGGGGGCCGGATGTCCGCCTTGTCCCAGCAGGGTTCGGTCAGTTGCCAGTAGGCGCGCTCCCCGGGGCCCAGGACCACGGCCTCCAGGCCCGGGATGAGCAGGCTCTGCATGAGGGGGCGCAGGGCCGCGCCGGGGCTCAGCCAGTGGCCGCGGTCGCAGGTCTCGCCGGCCTCCAGCCGCCTCCGGCGGCCGGTCCGGGGATCCAGGCAAAACCAGGCGGCCTGGGTGCGGGGGTCCAGGGGCAGGCTCCGGCCCTCGGCCAGGAGGCGTTCCGCCTGCTTGTACAGCAGGCGTTCCAGGCCCAGGGCCCGGATCCGGGCCAGCTCCTCCTGGATGGCGGGCCGGGCCTCGGCGCGGGTGGGGGAGAAGGGGCGGAGGCCGCGCCGCCAGAGGGGGGCGCCCAGGGCGCGCACATGGCCGGCGAGGGTGTCGTCCTCCGCGGCCGGCACCTCCCCCCAGAGGGCCTCGGCCTGGCGCTGGTGCTCGGACGTCCAGGCGAGCCAGCCGGTGGCGGTGCCCGGGGGGGCGGCGAAGGCGAAGCGGTGGCGGACGAGGCGGTTCCCGTCGAAGCCGACCGTCGTGGCGACCTCCAGCTGATCGTGGTCCTCGTCGGCCATCCAGTAGACCGCCTCGCCGCCGAGGCGGCGGGCTTCGGCGAGGGCAGCCAGGGCTTTGACGACGGACAAAGCCGGCGTCCAGCCGACGCCGATCTGCTGGCCGGTGGCCACCCGGGGACAGGTTGGCAATGTCATGGGAATAAGCCTACCTATAATCGGGCTATGAAAGGAATCTTCCTTGAACCCTGGATCCCGCCTGGCAGCCCGGATCCCTTCCGCCTGGCCTTGGAGGCCGCCGACGCGGCCGGCCTGGCCCGGTGCGATGCCTGGCCCCGGTTCGAGCGGGGGGGCGTGACCTTCGGCGGCCTGCCCCCCTTCCTCACCTGGCGGGTGCGCGCCGGCGACGCGACCCACCTCATCCTCGTGCAGGCGCGGGAGGTGGGCGCCCTGGTGCCCGGGGCCCGCCGGGACCCCCTCCCCGACCGCTGGCTGGAGGACCTGGACCTGGACGCCCTGGCCCGCCCCCTGGCGATCCACCCGGCCTTCCCTGGCGGGGCGTCCGTCCACGTGGTGCAGGTGCTGGCCCCGGGCCGGGCCCGGGTCCGGTCCCATGGGGACGCGCCGGGCCCCGCCATCGGGGCCGTGCTGGCCCGCCTCAGCGGGCTTCCGGATTGGGACGCAGGGCCAGCAGGAACTTGATCCCCTGGACCAGGGCGCCGAGGGCGCCCCCCAGGACCATCGAGGCCAGCATGAGGGCCAGCACCTGGTCGAAGACGATCCCGAGGGTCGGGCCTTCGGGAAGGCCCCGGCCGAGGCGGGCCAGCAGGTGGAACCGGGCCTCCCAGGGGGTTCCCGGGCCGGCGAGGACGGAGCCGGCGATGCCCGCGAGGGCGGCGCTGGACAGGGCGCCCCAGGCCAGGCGCAGGCGGGTCAGGTGCGGGCGGGCCAGGCAGAGGGCGGCCACGGAGAGGTTGGCCAGGGCCAGGGCCAGGATGGGCAGGAACCAGGGCCCGCGCAGGTCCGCCCACAGGGGCCCCGAGGGGGCGAGCGCGCCCAGGTGGGAGGACCCGGCCACGGGGATCCCGCTGCCCGCCTCCAGCCACCAGCCCACGAACAGGAGCCCGAAGACGATCTCGGCCACGGATTCGGCCCGGGACACGGGCTTCAGGTTCCCGGGGCGGCGAAGGGGCGGGAGCTTCAGGGGATCCCAGCCCGCCCCGGCCTCCCGGGCCGCCTGGGCCCGGCCCACGGCCCAGAAGACCAGGGTCACGCAGCCCAGGGCGGAGATCTCGGCCGACACGAAGGCCTGGAGGGCGGAGGCCACCCCGGACAGGGGATGGGCCGAGAGGAGGGCGGCGGGAATGGCGATCAGGCCGAAGACGGGGACGAGCACATAGAGGAGGACGACCCGGAGGACGAACCGGAAGAGCATGGTCTGGGCCGGGTCCAGCCAGGGGCGCTGGGGCAGGATCTGGCCGGCCACCTGGAGGGGGCTGCCCAGGCGCTTCAGGAGGTCCCCGGTCTCGGCCTCGGTGAGCGGCCGGCCCAGCCCGGCTTCCGCCGCCTCCCGCTGGCTCCTCAGGTCCTCGGCCAGTTCCGCCGCCAGGTCCCCCTGGTCCGCCGGCAACCAGAAGCGCACTTGCTGCAGGTAGCGTTCGATGAGGTCCATGGGGACTCCTTAAAGGATCTGGTCCAGGGAGCGGCCGATGCCGCGCCATTCGGCGGTGAGCTGGCCGAGCATGTCCTGGCCCTCCGGGGTGAGGCGGTAGTAGCGCTTGTTGCGCTTGTCCTCCTCCCGCCATTCGCTCTGGAGGAGCCCCTGGGCCTCCAGGCGCCGCAGGAGGGGGTAGAGGGTGCTTTCATCCATGGGCAGGCCGTGGTCTTCCAGGGCCTTGCGGAGGGTGTAGCCGTAGCGCTCCACCCGCAGTTCCGCCAGGACGGCGAGGATGAGGCTCCCCCGGCGGAGTTCCAGCCGCAGGTTCTCGAAGCGATCAGGGTTCATGGACGACCCCATGTGGCACATATCATGTGCTACATAGTGTGCGTCACACAGTATCATTGTCAAGGGCCGTTGAACCTCTCCTGCGCCGGGGTCAGGGCTTCCCGAGGACCTCCAGGGCCGCCAGGGCCAGGGTGAGGGCCCCGGTGCGGAGGGTCGGCTCCAGGGCCGGCACGAAGCGGGGAGAATGGAGGCTGGGCAGGGGGGTGCCGGCGGCCTG
Encoded here:
- the folP gene encoding dihydropteroate synthase, with the translated sequence MTPGTWLTGAGRIDLAGPFPMGILNVTPDSFSDGGRFQDPGAALAQARSLADQGARMLDVGAESTRPGARPVGPAEEWARLEPVLALLRTHLPELPVSLDTRHPEVAARGLRAGVAVINDVTGFRDPALLHVAVNGGCGLIAMRSRLEGDALVMPPYGGGEHRDAAAAIAELVEVRDRVLAAGVAPDRILLDPGFGFGTTFLEDLALWNALPQLPEALDWPAAGFCIGISRKRFLSWKAGVPAMPVLERDPLAARLHREAEGLGYRVFRTHAVTVPRIRPALPEDAPALAHVQVASWRATYRGILPNPILEALSEPGREAAFLEAMASAPPAHRFWVLEARGAVQGFAVAGPCREPGVDPARLGEVHAIYLLPEAWGQGLGKALLDRATEALRADGFREAALWVLERNGHARRFYEVNGWRPWGQPRNAWMDGIALREVAYRLALEPPLPEL
- the ftsH gene encoding ATP-dependent zinc metalloprotease FtsH, which translates into the protein MNSMMKSALVWIGIIALVLLALKQIPTNSRVNEIPFSTFYAEGVEGKYSSVTLTGVDIEGTYKNPVKTPRGETISKFKTVAPPMQDLGKAILAWKQEGQLDEFKAAKPSENNFMYMLVFWGPLLVFVVLWFVFMRQAQMGGNKALSFGKARARGLSTSARRVTFADVAGCDEAKEELQEIVEFLKDPAKFVKLGGKIPKGVLLMGPPGTGKTLLARAISGEAKVQFFSISGSDFVEMFVGVGASRVRDLFEQGKKNAPCIIFIDEIDAVGRHRGAGLGGGHDEREQTLNQLLVEMDGFEGNEGVILIAATNRPDVLDPALLRPGRFDRRVVVDRPDLKGRFEILKVHTADKIPLSPDVDLEVIARGTPGFAGADLANLCNEAALYAARTNKKWVEMIDFEQAKDKVFMGTERKSMVMSDEDKRDTAYHEAGHAVVAASIPGADPVHKVTIIPRGRALGVTWQLPERDRYASTRERMEGEIAILMGGRVAEETFFERLSTGAANDIERATQIARRMVCDYGMSEKLGPLSFGQGEHEIFLGRDFSQRRDFSEETARLIDAEVHAIVMRNFERARTIIREKRGILENLALALLARETLDAGDVVRLMNGEALPPKPATGSSKPMDNPPDPGGLKPALSPA
- the tilS gene encoding tRNA lysidine(34) synthetase TilS, translated to MNRAEARWLDQVLRRDDGIRDCRVLVACSGGGDSLALLAFLWAVRKSLGLELAVAHAHHGLRPEADAEADLVRRVCRNADLDLAEARFDVRAHAAATGQGLETAARELRWSWLRAEAASSGAAAVATGHTLDDHTETVLLRLARGGGSGCLTPLAARQGLRWSPLVEARREDLRAYLRRRGLAWAEDASNAEPFTPRNRWRALLGPLRAEAPALDAHLWETHLQVAELAAFRDRQVAAWRGTRWDALGGEVRLAPVWTEPDLRFALEAAFRELDWPREADLLRALAAWLRPRLMRRSRRPGAWGGFRLEPLAGPPPDPLSWRLQHP
- the bshB1 gene encoding bacillithiol biosynthesis deacetylase BshB1, producing MSGLDLLVVGAHPDDAEVHVGGILALAADRGLEAGILDLTRGEMGTRGDAATRHAEAMEAARILGVARRILDLPDARFDESEASRAQVAVQLRELRPAVVVLPDPEDRHPDHRRAHRLVREAAYYAGLRNLPIPGEPWRPQAVAWVGGENPGRPDLLVDVSAVWARRMAAFDAFGSQFQADPAQPPTRISDPAFRRGVEGRAMHWGSLIRVPWAEALWTERPVPPALAALLGRLA
- the bshC gene encoding bacillithiol biosynthesis protein BshC → MTLPTCPRVATGQQIGVGWTPALSVVKALAALAEARRLGGEAVYWMADEDHDQLEVATTVGFDGNRLVRHRFAFAAPPGTATGWLAWTSEHQRQAEALWGEVPAAEDDTLAGHVRALGAPLWRRGLRPFSPTRAEARPAIQEELARIRALGLERLLYKQAERLLAEGRSLPLDPRTQAAWFCLDPRTGRRRRLEAGETCDRGHWLSPGAALRPLMQSLLIPGLEAVVLGPGERAYWQLTEPCWDKADIRPPRIIARPSVYVLPRGLRLPPYLLEPLREGRWEAFWREGVPRPTEALGLAPDPAWSPQVAERFTRELDRTRARLVRLDRRLAREAAAQTLGMDPEHLRQHLFPLGHPQERVLPGLPWLRREDLLDRMLSALEGRSPLVLLEEP
- a CDS encoding diaminopimelate epimerase; the protein is MKGIFLEPWIPPGSPDPFRLALEAADAAGLARCDAWPRFERGGVTFGGLPPFLTWRVRAGDATHLILVQAREVGALVPGARRDPLPDRWLEDLDLDALARPLAIHPAFPGGASVHVVQVLAPGRARVRSHGDAPGPAIGAVLARLSGLPDWDAGPAGT
- a CDS encoding PadR family transcriptional regulator; this encodes MNPDRFENLRLELRRGSLILAVLAELRVERYGYTLRKALEDHGLPMDESTLYPLLRRLEAQGLLQSEWREEDKRNKRYYRLTPEGQDMLGQLTAEWRGIGRSLDQIL